The Candidatus Hydrogenedentota bacterium genome window below encodes:
- a CDS encoding DUF1501 domain-containing protein encodes MSHHRPRLEDAFLTRRDFLRRTGMGMGALSLGGMLAGNPAFGATPLDPKAPHFPGTAKRVIHFFLNGGPSAVDTFDYKPTLAQYADKTLPMEYLRTERKTGTAFPSPFSFRQYGESGLYVSELFEKTAAHIDDIAVIRSLTAKVPNHEPSLMLMNSGDAVMSRPSVGSWVTYGLGAENQNLPGFVVMCPGGYPIKEAENWRSGFLPGTFQGTFIDSQHTELDKLIENIRNGATGRDEQRQQLDLLYALNAEHAARRDRDAKLEAQIQSFELAYRMQMEAADAFDIDQEPAYIREMYGDGVHARQTLIARRLLERGVRFVQLWHGAGQPWDDHGDIQNHATLARQIDQPIAALMADLKQRGMLDDTLIIWGGEFGRTPTVELGGDGKPLKGRDHNPYGFTMWMAGGGVKGGTAYGSTDDFGFKAQENPLEVHDLHATILHLLGFNHEKFTYRYAGRDFRLTDVHGHVIREVVA; translated from the coding sequence ATGTCCCATCACCGGCCCCGGCTTGAAGACGCCTTTCTGACGCGGCGCGATTTCCTGCGCCGCACCGGCATGGGGATGGGCGCGTTGTCGCTTGGCGGCATGCTGGCGGGGAATCCGGCCTTCGGCGCGACGCCGCTGGATCCGAAGGCGCCGCATTTCCCCGGCACGGCGAAACGGGTCATCCATTTCTTCCTGAACGGCGGCCCGTCGGCGGTGGATACCTTTGACTACAAGCCGACGCTGGCGCAGTACGCGGACAAGACGCTGCCGATGGAATACCTCCGGACGGAGCGTAAGACGGGCACGGCGTTTCCGTCGCCGTTTTCGTTCAGGCAATATGGCGAGAGCGGGCTCTATGTGAGCGAGTTGTTCGAGAAGACGGCGGCGCACATCGACGACATCGCGGTGATCCGATCGCTGACGGCGAAGGTGCCGAACCACGAGCCGTCGCTCATGCTGATGAACAGCGGGGACGCGGTGATGAGCCGCCCCAGCGTGGGATCCTGGGTGACCTACGGGCTGGGCGCGGAAAACCAGAACCTGCCGGGCTTCGTGGTGATGTGCCCCGGCGGCTACCCCATCAAGGAGGCGGAGAACTGGCGATCGGGCTTCCTGCCCGGCACCTTCCAGGGCACCTTCATCGATTCGCAGCACACCGAGCTCGACAAGCTGATCGAGAACATCCGCAACGGCGCGACGGGCCGGGATGAACAGCGTCAGCAGCTTGATCTGCTTTACGCGCTGAACGCCGAGCACGCGGCGCGGCGGGATCGCGACGCGAAGCTGGAGGCGCAGATCCAGTCCTTCGAGCTGGCGTACCGGATGCAGATGGAAGCGGCGGACGCCTTCGACATCGACCAGGAACCCGCGTATATCCGGGAGATGTATGGCGACGGCGTGCACGCGCGGCAGACACTGATCGCGCGGCGGTTGCTGGAGCGGGGTGTGCGCTTTGTGCAGCTGTGGCACGGCGCTGGCCAGCCCTGGGACGACCACGGGGACATCCAGAACCACGCCACGCTGGCGCGGCAGATCGACCAGCCGATCGCGGCGCTGATGGCGGATCTGAAGCAGCGGGGCATGCTGGACGACACCTTGATTATCTGGGGCGGCGAATTCGGGCGCACGCCCACGGTGGAGCTGGGCGGGGACGGGAAGCCGTTGAAGGGCCGGGATCACAACCCCTACGGGTTCACCATGTGGATGGCCGGCGGCGGCGTAAAGGGCGGCACGGCGTATGGCAGCACCGACGACTTTGGATTCAAGGCGCAGGAAAACCCTTTGGAAGTGCACGACCTGCACGCCACGATCCTGCACCTGTTGGGCTTCAACCACGAGAAGTTCACGTACCGCTACGCGGGCCGGGATTTCCGGCTGACGGATGTGCACGGGCATGTCATTCGCGAAGTCGTGGCGTAG
- a CDS encoding SGNH/GDSL hydrolase family protein, whose amino-acid sequence MAGDSRSSPPGSRTLPKRLAVPAFIGLILALLAMLEVGARVLIAYSPVSPLARIVAEYEMLATRGPDWIRFVPDPELSYALRPGYELRAGDRPGLTRHNRDGFRNLRDFAPKPPGVTRIACYGGSTTYGVSVQDNEETYPARLEVALNQMRGADSTRVETWNLGVGGYTTREILGTLKRTLPALQPDAVLIQIAINDVIPRFYPDYQNDYSHFRTPFASLELNAFQRMARRSRAWLALAYGAGWIKPLSLQSQTQRPMPPVDEALAHLDATPPSGFAENLEAAVLLARDAGCQVWLLTEPYLDVPAFAGPTEEARRLEAGYRRGLLEHNALIREIAARTGAGLVDLDQIMPREHAYFSDPIHMTVPGNRVKAELVANAIAADLDRPQDP is encoded by the coding sequence ATGGCCGGTGATTCGCGATCCAGCCCCCCCGGCTCCCGAACGCTGCCGAAGCGTCTTGCCGTGCCGGCGTTTATTGGCCTTATACTCGCCCTGCTCGCGATGCTGGAGGTGGGTGCCCGTGTGCTGATCGCGTACAGTCCCGTGTCGCCCCTGGCGCGCATTGTTGCGGAGTACGAGATGCTCGCGACGCGCGGGCCGGACTGGATCCGCTTCGTTCCCGACCCCGAACTCAGTTACGCGCTCCGTCCCGGTTACGAACTGCGGGCCGGCGACCGGCCCGGCCTCACGCGGCACAACCGGGATGGCTTCCGCAATCTGCGCGACTTCGCGCCCAAGCCTCCAGGCGTCACCCGCATCGCCTGTTACGGAGGCTCCACCACCTACGGGGTCAGCGTGCAGGACAACGAGGAGACCTATCCGGCGCGGCTCGAAGTAGCGCTGAACCAGATGCGCGGGGCGGATTCTACCCGGGTGGAAACCTGGAATCTCGGGGTGGGCGGGTACACCACGCGCGAAATCCTCGGCACGCTGAAACGCACGTTGCCGGCGCTTCAGCCCGACGCGGTGCTCATCCAGATCGCCATCAACGACGTCATCCCGCGCTTCTACCCGGATTACCAGAACGATTACAGCCACTTTCGCACGCCGTTCGCCTCCCTCGAACTGAACGCGTTCCAGCGGATGGCCCGCCGCTCGCGGGCCTGGCTTGCCCTGGCCTACGGCGCGGGATGGATTAAACCCCTGTCGCTCCAGAGCCAGACCCAGCGGCCCATGCCGCCGGTCGACGAGGCGCTGGCGCACCTGGACGCCACGCCGCCGTCCGGGTTCGCCGAGAACCTCGAGGCCGCCGTCCTGCTCGCCCGGGACGCGGGTTGCCAGGTCTGGCTGTTGACCGAGCCGTACCTGGATGTGCCGGCCTTTGCGGGCCCCACGGAGGAGGCGCGGCGCCTGGAGGCGGGCTACCGCCGCGGGCTCCTGGAGCACAACGCGCTGATCCGGGAAATCGCCGCTCGAACGGGCGCCGGCCTGGTGGATCTTGACCAGATCATGCCCCGCGAGCACGCCTATTTCTCCGATCCCATCCATATGACCGTCCCGGGCAACCGCGTCAAGGCGGAGCTTGTCGCCAACGCCATTGCCGCGGACCTTGATCGGCCCCAGGACCCGTAG
- a CDS encoding sigma-54-dependent Fis family transcriptional regulator, translating into MQSQADVLPDDLEQIQAPLHERLVGRSTRILEINALVQRLANVDLSVLIRGETGTGKDIVANQLHRLSPRFGKPFVKVNCPSIPHDILESELFGYERGAFTGADTAKPGRFEMAHEGTLFLDEICETAPAVQVKLLQVLDGEPILRIGGAVPVHSDMRVIAATNLDLDEAVATGRLREDISFRLREVVVELPPLRSRREDISLLAEHFNYNMCKMLKKEYQPLSPRLLEVLADMDFPGNVRELSGRIKKYVTTGSEEMLLAEEHAIGPAPAKAAAGPAHAERPARPAPREERTFMPLKEAARRAAEAAERALIEETLNYTLWNRRKAAKLLRTSYSSLLRRIDAYGIGKSDQVWKDAE; encoded by the coding sequence TTGCAATCACAAGCTGACGTCCTACCCGACGACTTGGAACAGATACAGGCGCCATTGCACGAGCGTTTGGTGGGGCGCAGCACGCGAATTCTTGAAATCAACGCCCTCGTCCAACGGCTGGCGAATGTGGATCTGTCCGTCCTGATCCGTGGCGAAACGGGGACCGGCAAGGATATCGTCGCAAACCAGTTGCACCGTTTGTCGCCGCGCTTTGGGAAACCGTTCGTGAAGGTGAATTGCCCCAGCATCCCCCACGACATCCTGGAGAGCGAGCTGTTCGGATACGAGCGCGGCGCGTTCACCGGCGCGGATACGGCCAAACCCGGCCGCTTCGAAATGGCCCATGAGGGCACCCTCTTTCTGGACGAAATCTGCGAAACGGCCCCGGCGGTACAGGTAAAGCTGCTGCAGGTACTCGATGGCGAGCCGATCCTGCGCATTGGCGGCGCCGTTCCGGTCCACAGCGACATGCGCGTGATTGCCGCCACGAACCTGGATCTGGACGAGGCGGTGGCAACGGGCCGGCTGCGGGAGGATATCTCGTTTCGACTCCGGGAGGTCGTGGTGGAGCTGCCCCCCCTCCGATCGAGACGGGAAGATATCTCTTTACTGGCGGAACACTTTAATTATAATATGTGTAAGATGCTGAAGAAGGAGTACCAGCCGCTGAGCCCGCGCTTGCTCGAAGTGCTCGCGGATATGGACTTCCCGGGAAACGTGCGCGAACTGTCCGGACGCATCAAGAAATATGTTACGACAGGTTCGGAGGAGATGTTGCTGGCGGAGGAACACGCGATCGGGCCCGCCCCGGCTAAAGCGGCCGCGGGCCCGGCGCATGCCGAGCGCCCGGCGCGCCCCGCGCCCCGGGAAGAGCGGACGTTTATGCCGCTGAAAGAGGCGGCGCGCAGGGCGGCGGAGGCGGCGGAGCGGGCGCTGATCGAGGAAACGTTGAATTACACACTTTGGAACCGGCGGAAGGCGGCGAAACTGTTGCGGACCAGCTACAGTTCGTTGCTCCGCCGCATCGACGCATACGGTATCGGCAAATCGGACCAGGTATGGAAAGACGCGGAATGA
- a CDS encoding SLBB domain-containing protein — protein sequence MRSLTILTAALVVFAAGCAGEKTSNPGDPMAVEQGKSKGEVIQEAVRVPSSEVRPEDPPAEPLEPVEPLPTAEAVDAMYRIGATDVLGFRSFDDETINSTVVVRHDGMISLPWIPDVRVGGLTREAATEVVREAYQELYYEAEVSLQIIDATSKTFTVTGDVNRAAEYPYLKPLTLLDAIIAAGGLRVNQRGGDSFVGGQGQLVKAFIIRGEGEERLVTSYDLRNLEKSGAHNAQTPVLPGDIIYIPEGINLVYVLGAVGRPGIQPLSEGMTLLQLLAASGGVNESIGRMKQLVLIREIDDAQTEVQLIDLTAMLKQGADMLMQPGDVVYVPRKRLVTLGEFIGRATGLVTPIMGVTSQAMGLYTQAFDVYYADDRADLLYRSNQSNQLQTNLQLLEAIRQVGRAAEGF from the coding sequence ATGAGATCTTTAACCATTTTGACGGCGGCCCTTGTGGTCTTTGCGGCAGGCTGTGCGGGCGAGAAAACGTCCAACCCCGGCGACCCGATGGCGGTGGAGCAGGGGAAGAGCAAAGGGGAGGTGATCCAGGAGGCGGTCCGCGTCCCCTCGTCGGAGGTGAGGCCGGAAGACCCGCCCGCCGAGCCATTGGAGCCGGTGGAACCGCTTCCCACAGCCGAAGCGGTGGACGCGATGTACCGCATCGGCGCAACCGACGTCCTGGGCTTTCGCTCCTTCGACGATGAAACCATCAACTCGACGGTGGTCGTCCGGCATGACGGCATGATCTCGCTGCCCTGGATTCCGGATGTAAGGGTCGGCGGGCTGACGCGCGAGGCGGCGACGGAGGTCGTGCGCGAAGCCTACCAGGAGCTCTACTACGAAGCCGAGGTCAGCCTGCAGATCATCGATGCGACGAGCAAGACCTTCACGGTTACCGGCGACGTGAACCGCGCGGCCGAGTATCCCTATTTGAAGCCGCTCACCTTGCTCGACGCGATTATTGCGGCGGGCGGGCTGCGCGTCAACCAGCGCGGCGGCGACAGTTTCGTCGGGGGGCAGGGCCAACTGGTCAAGGCGTTTATCATCCGCGGCGAGGGCGAAGAGCGGCTGGTGACGTCCTATGACCTGCGGAACCTGGAGAAGAGCGGAGCGCACAACGCGCAGACGCCGGTCCTTCCGGGCGATATCATCTATATACCGGAGGGCATCAACCTGGTCTACGTGCTCGGCGCGGTGGGCCGCCCGGGCATTCAGCCGCTCAGCGAAGGAATGACCTTGTTGCAGCTGCTCGCGGCCTCCGGCGGCGTAAACGAGTCGATCGGGCGGATGAAGCAGCTCGTGCTGATTCGCGAAATCGACGACGCGCAGACGGAAGTCCAGTTGATCGACTTGACCGCCATGCTGAAGCAGGGCGCCGATATGCTGATGCAGCCCGGCGACGTGGTGTATGTGCCGCGGAAGCGCCTGGTGACGCTGGGCGAATTCATCGGCCGCGCGACGGGCCTCGTGACGCCGATCATGGGCGTGACTTCGCAGGCCATGGGCCTGTACACCCAGGCGTTTGACGTGTATTACGCCGACGACCGCGCCGACCTGCTGTACCGGTCGAACCAGTCGAACCAGCTTCAGACAAACCTCCAATTGCTGGAGGCGATACGCCAGGTTGGCCGGGCGGCCGAGGGCTTCTAG
- a CDS encoding AAA family ATPase, which yields MSRDFSTVVDDFASEKKTPAVSPLHFDFKRFLSLRLPGVILVGVILAIPLAIAGWFLTPVEFTASAQILYRSTSGGIVERSARSLGDYDKFVNTEIAKITGDNVLLKVLQHPEITALPSIRAASDRLTYLKGRITARIVPRSELVNVTCTMENRDEALKVLEVVVDIYEEQAMNAEREEGSVKLIALNERIRAKETELAEQRQRIRLKEGAIGAIAGSVLPQDSLEAQQYRASMLDAESRVKSAENNVAAAEDMIARIQAHQTAQRANPSSPIYEFGVETLVGRDARVAALQQELVRLENEAAMLRENLKEGHPRLLALNRQLDPMRANIARQEALARTDALNVVLSQAEEDLKAAQRRVEDEKRNVAQTTERYNIYLETERDKAEQASEQVAELQQLREEAALDSQLLTTWRTQVQNMQLEEEAPARVRVVTEPYAPFTQGVARKLLMAFAGFVAGLGAGVAFGVLRELLDQQIRTPRDLARVSRLPIVASIPHLSEDQIPGDADAALVVAQHPNSIIADEYRRVLARILFPEDNAAEISSLMVVSARPGEGKTSLACNVAIALEQASRRVLLMDLNGQRPSVEKAFGLPPGPGLSDLMRGDCDQEDAIRGTAFDNLGIIGPGTRPNELAGHLASRDMMDFLEWADEHFDHIILDAPPLMLMSDAKLLAPAIDGVVFVVGAGSATLGVTSRCLRDLDLLRANTIGLVLSGLRNMRGGYLRHNRNLFYEYKDKDPYPGSTGPFPDIRIVEDDGDAVDAEVVLLPASDSKER from the coding sequence ATGTCGAGAGATTTTTCCACCGTAGTTGATGATTTTGCCTCGGAGAAGAAGACGCCGGCGGTCTCGCCCCTGCACTTCGATTTCAAGCGCTTTCTGAGCCTGCGCCTGCCGGGCGTGATCCTGGTCGGCGTGATCCTCGCCATACCGCTCGCGATCGCGGGCTGGTTCCTGACCCCCGTCGAGTTCACGGCGTCCGCGCAGATCCTGTACCGCTCGACCTCGGGCGGGATTGTGGAGCGGTCCGCCCGTTCGCTGGGGGATTACGACAAGTTCGTGAACACCGAAATCGCGAAGATCACGGGCGACAACGTGTTGTTGAAGGTGCTCCAGCATCCGGAGATCACCGCGCTGCCGAGCATCCGGGCCGCAAGCGATCGCCTGACCTACCTGAAGGGCCGGATTACCGCCCGCATCGTGCCGCGAAGCGAATTGGTGAACGTCACCTGCACGATGGAAAACCGCGACGAAGCCCTGAAGGTCCTGGAGGTGGTCGTCGACATCTACGAAGAGCAGGCGATGAATGCCGAGCGGGAAGAGGGCAGCGTCAAGCTCATCGCCCTGAACGAGCGCATTCGCGCCAAGGAAACGGAGCTCGCGGAGCAGCGCCAGCGAATACGGCTGAAAGAGGGCGCGATCGGCGCCATCGCCGGCAGTGTCCTCCCGCAGGATTCCCTCGAAGCCCAACAGTATCGCGCGAGCATGCTCGACGCGGAGTCCCGCGTGAAATCGGCCGAAAACAACGTCGCCGCCGCCGAGGACATGATCGCCCGCATTCAGGCACACCAAACAGCCCAACGCGCTAACCCCTCCTCGCCCATTTACGAGTTCGGGGTGGAGACGCTGGTCGGGCGGGACGCGCGGGTGGCGGCGCTCCAGCAGGAACTGGTCCGCTTGGAGAACGAGGCCGCAATGCTCCGGGAGAACCTGAAGGAAGGCCACCCCCGCCTGCTGGCGCTGAACCGGCAGTTGGATCCGATGCGCGCGAATATCGCGCGCCAGGAGGCGCTCGCCCGCACCGATGCGCTGAACGTCGTCCTCAGCCAGGCCGAAGAGGATCTGAAGGCGGCGCAGCGCCGCGTGGAAGACGAAAAACGGAACGTGGCGCAGACGACCGAGCGCTACAATATCTACCTCGAAACCGAGCGCGACAAGGCCGAGCAGGCGTCGGAGCAGGTCGCGGAATTGCAGCAACTCCGGGAGGAAGCCGCGCTGGACAGCCAGCTGCTGACGACGTGGCGCACCCAGGTTCAGAACATGCAATTGGAGGAAGAGGCCCCGGCCCGCGTGCGCGTGGTGACGGAGCCCTACGCGCCGTTCACCCAGGGCGTCGCGCGAAAGCTGCTGATGGCCTTCGCCGGGTTCGTGGCGGGCCTGGGCGCCGGGGTCGCCTTCGGTGTTCTCCGGGAACTGCTCGATCAGCAGATCCGCACCCCCCGTGACCTGGCGCGGGTCTCGAGACTGCCCATTGTGGCCTCAATACCGCATCTGAGCGAGGACCAGATCCCCGGCGACGCGGACGCCGCGCTGGTCGTCGCACAGCACCCGAATTCTATCATCGCCGACGAGTACCGCCGGGTTCTGGCGCGCATTCTCTTTCCGGAAGACAACGCCGCCGAAATCAGTTCGCTCATGGTGGTGAGCGCGCGCCCGGGCGAAGGCAAGACCTCCCTCGCCTGCAACGTCGCCATCGCCCTCGAACAGGCAAGCCGGCGCGTGCTCCTCATGGACCTCAACGGGCAACGGCCCAGCGTGGAAAAGGCGTTCGGACTGCCGCCGGGACCGGGCCTCTCCGATTTGATGCGCGGTGATTGCGATCAGGAGGACGCAATACGCGGGACCGCTTTCGACAACCTCGGCATTATCGGCCCGGGCACGCGGCCAAACGAGCTGGCGGGCCACCTGGCCTCACGCGATATGATGGATTTTCTCGAGTGGGCCGACGAACACTTCGACCACATTATTCTGGATGCACCCCCGCTGATGCTCATGTCCGACGCCAAACTCCTGGCGCCCGCCATTGACGGCGTGGTCTTTGTCGTGGGAGCGGGTTCGGCCACCCTCGGGGTGACCAGCCGCTGCCTCCGTGACCTGGATCTGCTGCGCGCCAACACGATTGGGCTGGTCTTGAGCGGTCTCCGCAATATGCGCGGCGGCTACCTGCGGCATAACCGCAACCTGTTCTACGAATACAAGGATAAGGATCCCTATCCCGGCTCCACGGGGCCGTTTCCGGATATCCGTATAGTCGAAGACGATGGCGACGCCGTGGACGCGGAAGTCGTGCTGCTTCCTGCCAGCGACAGCAAGGAGCGCTAG
- a CDS encoding tetratricopeptide repeat protein encodes MSRKVWIALACAGLLMVAAAAAGVAALILVPKYRAEHRLSEARRLASEGVLDQSRRFYQEYIYNNDDDIAALEEYIEVCTAIIPDRRRSLLAAGRAYIRLAQSDADNPQRKVDAVDFYRRHQFWPEVEYTINLLFGPTQANLDDEMAYYHAVAVYEQRRLSSAISGLEAYLGLSGTRRGAPMRDAPLRLARAFREVGRRADAEAVFSGRLADHPEAAALPVLHGQFLVDAGQVDAAASALQAAPESERDSELYLLASSRLALLRGNAEQAVELTRRLLEVAPEDPTAHITYALALNRDNEREKAIAHIEARTPAELADAPAYFLLLIEMKLEGLDFQGAEAARAAYMRAYPDQRFLDEYLRGRIAFAQGRNGQDFYETARAHFVRAVQLNPNLHRARYFLALTDFELGDRKSARTELQLYLSVNPDDGMARRLWNRFFAPAPSLVDLRFTGRRLQQDPNPVLEDLLETAQYLMQRGRDEDIALAQQLIDRAIAAVPRDARAYSLLAAFHLERDEIDLAERALARASESGLSDADFPLLRSSIQLARGETAEALATARENLASATFSDARSWALLFARLGHVNEADSLLQAFLAATATPGLLPDVLALRHSVMLRFGTLEEARAIFREAETSLTDHADHVETLNTIRLNFARALASAGPGNIPEAESVLADVAASDPNSDGLIVARARLGLARPLPDYTRAIAAVASISENSPSYEDAQLLGAEIAYRQGNYEDVIQRAGAILEFSSENTAALYLLGEAQVALRRPQEARATFERVLELDPGDAAAMRALARTYAELDHTQLAESMVERYAAAGNRDLEELKAYLARGEVAVQDSEDSLRNRLAENPNDFAALAGLVRSLLSRGELEEGRAQLRGYLERNPNEPEPWILLGQALLDHGGPADLGEASTAFTRAQILVPDYGPALLGKIDVLFRQRQYPLALTMCRRYLENRPGDRAGLFRLATLLAQNPANHPEALEITGRLIESGPLPELYRMRAFLHLEQGEYEAAVSDIEALAPMDSTRTADDDLTLAEAYFQMSDSARARSSLADARRKIGPGQERLRARADQVEQVLNGAGAGQ; translated from the coding sequence ATGTCTAGAAAAGTGTGGATTGCGCTCGCGTGCGCCGGGCTCCTGATGGTTGCCGCCGCCGCTGCCGGGGTTGCCGCCCTCATCCTGGTGCCCAAGTATCGTGCCGAGCACCGGTTGTCCGAGGCGCGGCGCCTGGCTTCCGAAGGGGTCCTGGACCAGTCACGGCGCTTCTACCAGGAATACATCTACAACAACGACGACGATATCGCCGCCCTCGAGGAATACATCGAGGTCTGCACCGCGATTATCCCGGACCGGCGCCGCTCGCTGCTCGCCGCCGGACGCGCCTATATCCGCCTCGCACAGTCCGACGCGGACAACCCGCAACGGAAGGTGGATGCGGTCGACTTCTACCGGAGGCACCAGTTCTGGCCGGAGGTGGAATACACGATTAACCTCTTGTTCGGTCCGACCCAGGCGAATCTGGACGACGAGATGGCGTACTACCACGCCGTGGCGGTGTACGAACAGCGGCGCCTGTCGTCCGCGATCAGCGGCCTGGAGGCCTATCTCGGCCTCTCCGGAACGCGGCGGGGCGCCCCGATGCGCGATGCGCCGCTACGCCTGGCGCGCGCCTTCCGGGAAGTGGGGCGGCGGGCGGATGCCGAAGCCGTGTTTTCAGGGCGACTCGCGGATCATCCCGAAGCGGCCGCGCTCCCCGTTCTGCACGGGCAGTTTCTGGTCGATGCCGGACAGGTGGACGCCGCCGCCAGCGCGCTCCAGGCGGCCCCCGAATCCGAGCGGGACTCGGAACTCTACCTGCTGGCGTCGTCGCGCCTGGCCCTGCTCCGGGGGAACGCCGAGCAGGCCGTGGAACTCACCCGGCGCCTGCTGGAAGTCGCCCCGGAGGACCCGACGGCACACATTACCTACGCGCTGGCGCTCAACCGAGACAACGAGCGGGAAAAAGCGATCGCGCATATCGAGGCGCGAACACCGGCGGAACTGGCCGACGCGCCGGCCTACTTCCTGCTCCTGATCGAAATGAAGCTGGAGGGGCTCGATTTTCAGGGCGCCGAAGCGGCGCGCGCCGCATACATGCGGGCCTATCCCGATCAGCGCTTCCTGGACGAGTACCTGCGGGGCCGGATCGCGTTCGCCCAGGGCAGAAATGGCCAGGATTTCTATGAAACGGCGCGGGCGCACTTTGTCCGGGCGGTCCAGCTGAACCCGAACCTGCACCGGGCGCGCTATTTCCTCGCCCTCACGGACTTTGAACTGGGCGACCGGAAAAGCGCCCGCACGGAGCTTCAACTCTACCTGAGCGTAAATCCCGACGACGGCATGGCGCGAAGGCTCTGGAATCGCTTCTTTGCCCCCGCCCCTTCGCTGGTGGACCTGCGCTTTACGGGACGCCGCCTCCAACAGGATCCGAATCCGGTGCTGGAAGACCTTCTGGAGACGGCCCAGTATTTGATGCAGCGCGGCCGGGACGAGGACATTGCCCTCGCGCAGCAACTGATCGATCGCGCAATTGCCGCCGTGCCCCGGGACGCCCGGGCGTACAGCCTCCTGGCGGCGTTTCACCTGGAGCGGGACGAGATCGATCTCGCGGAGCGCGCGCTCGCCCGCGCATCGGAATCCGGCCTGAGCGACGCGGATTTTCCGCTCCTCCGATCCAGTATTCAGCTGGCCCGAGGGGAAACCGCCGAAGCCCTCGCCACCGCGCGCGAGAACCTGGCTTCAGCCACCTTCAGCGACGCCCGGAGCTGGGCGCTGCTCTTCGCCCGACTCGGCCACGTTAATGAAGCCGATTCCCTGCTGCAGGCCTTCCTCGCGGCCACAGCCACACCCGGACTCCTGCCCGACGTGCTCGCGTTGCGCCACTCGGTGATGCTCCGCTTCGGCACGCTGGAAGAGGCCCGGGCGATTTTCCGGGAGGCCGAGACATCGCTGACGGACCACGCCGACCATGTCGAAACGCTGAACACGATCCGGCTAAACTTCGCGAGGGCCCTGGCCTCCGCGGGGCCGGGCAACATCCCGGAGGCCGAATCGGTGCTCGCGGATGTCGCCGCCTCCGACCCGAACTCGGACGGGCTCATCGTTGCCCGGGCGCGCCTGGGGCTGGCGCGGCCGCTTCCCGATTACACCCGGGCAATCGCCGCCGTCGCTTCAATATCGGAGAATTCCCCCAGCTACGAGGACGCCCAATTGCTCGGCGCGGAGATTGCCTACCGCCAGGGCAACTACGAGGATGTCATCCAGCGGGCCGGCGCAATCCTGGAGTTCTCGAGCGAGAACACCGCCGCGCTCTATCTCCTGGGCGAGGCGCAGGTGGCGTTGCGCCGTCCGCAGGAGGCGCGCGCAACCTTCGAGCGGGTTCTGGAGCTCGATCCGGGCGACGCCGCCGCCATGAGGGCGCTCGCAAGAACCTACGCCGAGCTGGACCACACGCAGCTGGCCGAGAGCATGGTGGAGCGCTACGCGGCGGCCGGGAACCGCGACCTCGAAGAACTCAAGGCCTACCTGGCGCGCGGCGAAGTCGCCGTGCAGGACTCCGAAGACTCACTCCGAAACCGCCTCGCGGAAAACCCGAACGATTTCGCGGCCCTGGCCGGTCTAGTGCGATCGCTCCTGTCGCGGGGCGAACTGGAAGAAGGCCGCGCCCAACTGCGGGGCTACCTGGAGCGCAATCCGAACGAGCCGGAACCCTGGATTCTACTCGGGCAGGCCCTTCTCGATCATGGCGGGCCGGCGGATCTCGGCGAAGCGTCCACCGCCTTTACCCGGGCCCAGATCCTCGTTCCCGACTACGGGCCCGCCTTGCTCGGAAAGATCGACGTGCTTTTCCGCCAGCGCCAGTACCCGCTGGCTCTAACAATGTGCCGGCGATACCTGGAGAACCGGCCCGGGGATCGCGCCGGGCTTTTCCGGCTCGCAACGCTCCTCGCGCAGAATCCGGCAAACCACCCCGAAGCCCTGGAGATTACCGGGCGGCTCATCGAATCCGGGCCGCTGCCGGAACTCTATCGCATGCGCGCGTTCCTGCATCTGGAGCAGGGCGAGTACGAGGCCGCGGTTTCCGATATCGAGGCCCTCGCGCCGATGGACAGCACGCGCACCGCGGATGACGACCTAACACTCGCCGAGGCATACTTCCAGATGTCCGACAGCGCGCGCGCGCGAAGCAGCCTGGCGGATGCGCGGAGAAAGATCGGTCCGGGGCAGGAGCGCCTGCGCGCGCGCGCCGATCAGGTTGAGCAAGTGCTGAACGGCGCCGGAGCGGGACAATGA